In Nitrospira sp., a single genomic region encodes these proteins:
- a CDS encoding Hsp20/alpha crystallin family protein, producing MAGLTRWEPIARWSPLRGLEEMEKRLSGVVGRAIGMPNVEKEEAITVAEWSPMVDITEDENEYVVKAEIPEMKKEDIRIKIHDDVLSISGEREHEKEEKGKKYHRVERSYGSFVRSFTLPEDADGSKIAAEYKDGLLKVHLPKSEKAKSRAVEVKIV from the coding sequence ATGGCGGGTCTAACGAGATGGGAACCGATCGCACGGTGGAGTCCGCTGAGAGGTCTTGAGGAAATGGAAAAGCGTCTTTCTGGCGTGGTCGGACGCGCCATCGGAATGCCCAATGTCGAAAAGGAGGAAGCGATTACGGTGGCCGAATGGTCGCCGATGGTGGACATCACAGAGGATGAAAACGAGTACGTCGTCAAGGCTGAAATCCCCGAAATGAAAAAAGAAGACATCAGGATCAAAATTCACGACGACGTGCTGTCCATTTCCGGCGAGCGAGAGCATGAGAAAGAAGAGAAGGGAAAGAAGTATCACCGGGTCGAGCGGTCGTACGGAAGCTTCGTGCGAAGCTTCACCCTGCCCGAGGATGCCGATGGATCCAAGATTGCCGCCGAATACAAGGACGGCCTCCTCAAGGTGCATTTGCCCAAGTCCGAAAAAGCCAAGTCAAGAGCTGTGGAGGTCAAGATTGTCTGA
- a CDS encoding dodecin family protein, whose protein sequence is MSIAKIIEISCESSKSFEDAIQSGIARASNTIHNIKGAWVKEQHVVVENNKVSLFRVDLKVTFVLDQ, encoded by the coding sequence ATGTCCATTGCCAAGATTATAGAGATCAGTTGCGAATCGTCGAAGAGTTTTGAGGACGCCATTCAGAGCGGTATTGCTCGAGCGTCGAACACGATCCATAACATCAAAGGCGCATGGGTAAAGGAACAGCACGTCGTCGTCGAAAACAATAAGGTTTCATTGTTTCGGGTGGACTTAAAGGTCACATTCGTGCTCGATCAGTAG
- the trxC gene encoding thioredoxin TrxC: protein MNETIHIPCPHCRSVNRVPTTRLAHRPNCGSCHAPLFTGHPIRLTAEDFDLHASRSDVPLVVDFWAPWCGPCLTMAPAFERAATTLEPQIRLAKVNTEEERDLATRFRVVSIPTLMAFRGGRELARQPGALGAQDIVRWVRANV from the coding sequence ATGAACGAAACGATTCACATCCCCTGTCCCCATTGTCGAAGTGTCAACCGTGTCCCGACCACACGGCTGGCCCACCGGCCCAACTGCGGCTCGTGTCATGCGCCGCTATTTACCGGCCATCCGATCAGGCTGACGGCAGAGGACTTCGATCTCCATGCGTCGCGCTCCGACGTTCCGCTGGTCGTGGACTTCTGGGCACCCTGGTGCGGTCCATGCCTCACGATGGCGCCCGCTTTCGAACGGGCGGCCACGACATTGGAGCCTCAGATTCGGCTGGCCAAGGTCAACACGGAGGAGGAACGAGATCTTGCGACCAGGTTCCGCGTCGTCAGCATTCCGACGCTGATGGCATTCCGCGGAGGCCGAGAACTGGCACGGCAACCAGGCGCCTTGGGAGCGCAGGACATC